The following proteins are co-located in the Fructilactobacillus carniphilus genome:
- a CDS encoding TIGR00730 family Rossman fold protein, which produces MKNKAVAVYCGAATGNQPAYQSATVELAHWLVKNHLTLVYGGGGVGLMGLLARTVLADGGQVQGIMPQTLVDRGAALDELSDLQVVANMSIRKQRMLELADACIALPGGPGTLEEIAEAYSWTRIGANANPCVLYNVNGYYNPLQQMFAEMVDNDFLTAQDNAKLGFARSLAEIETFIKNYTPPTVRKY; this is translated from the coding sequence ATGAAAAATAAAGCAGTCGCCGTGTACTGCGGAGCAGCAACGGGGAATCAACCTGCGTATCAAAGCGCAACGGTGGAGTTAGCGCATTGGTTAGTGAAAAACCACCTCACGCTAGTTTATGGTGGAGGTGGCGTGGGCCTGATGGGGTTATTGGCACGAACGGTGCTGGCGGATGGCGGTCAGGTGCAGGGAATCATGCCCCAAACACTGGTAGACCGGGGCGCTGCCCTTGATGAATTGTCTGATTTGCAGGTGGTTGCCAACATGTCGATTCGTAAACAACGGATGTTAGAACTGGCGGATGCTTGTATTGCACTACCCGGCGGACCGGGGACGCTCGAAGAGATTGCGGAAGCTTACTCCTGGACGCGGATCGGCGCTAATGCGAACCCGTGCGTTTTGTACAACGTCAACGGTTATTACAATCCTTTGCAACAGATGTTTGCCGAAATGGTGGACAATGATTTCTTGACAGCCCAGGACAACGCCAAGTTGGGTTTTGCTCGTTCCTTAGCTGAAATTGAGACGTTTATTAAAAACTACACGCCGCCGACGGTACGTAAATATTAA
- a CDS encoding basic amino acid/polyamine antiporter, which produces MKQKQPGVSLVGLIMLVISAAIGAGIYNASAQLAAVSTPGPALVAWLIVGIGIFGLTWSFKSLNETQPELNGMVEYAQTGFGNFAGFLSGWGYWLSSWVGSVAFATMMMSAIGYFIPSFRSGNSLGAVLTASAISWALTLLVINGIELATSINVIITILKLIPLVAFILLGIVMFKAGVFTAHFWANFTTNFRYYPATASGIFTQIKGCIITMMWVFVGIEGATMMTDRARKRSDASKATIIGFLALLTLNVVISMLPYGYLTQAQLAHVSNPALTYVVQDMMGPVGGALVSISLIITITGAWLSWTMLPVEATTQMAEKGLLPHWFGVMNRKNSPAHSLWMTQILLQLFLISLLFSTQAYNFAISLCTAAIVVCYSLVAAFQVQVGWHRHSVSLMLPGLVAFVFEITGIVLAGVQYLWLCTIAYVLGFVFYIRAVHEQGRRLTRREMILMSLITLAAIAAVAAVITGRLALS; this is translated from the coding sequence CAACGCCCGGACCAGCCTTAGTGGCGTGGTTAATCGTGGGAATTGGAATTTTTGGGCTCACGTGGAGTTTTAAGTCACTAAATGAAACCCAACCAGAGCTCAATGGGATGGTGGAATACGCCCAAACTGGTTTTGGGAACTTTGCCGGATTTCTGTCGGGCTGGGGATATTGGTTGTCATCCTGGGTCGGGAGTGTGGCCTTTGCGACGATGATGATGTCTGCGATTGGCTACTTTATCCCTAGTTTTCGGAGTGGGAACTCACTTGGAGCGGTTTTGACCGCTTCCGCCATTTCCTGGGCGCTAACTTTGCTAGTGATTAATGGAATTGAACTCGCGACCTCGATTAACGTCATCATCACGATTTTAAAGTTGATTCCCTTGGTGGCCTTCATCTTATTAGGCATCGTGATGTTTAAGGCCGGGGTCTTTACTGCTCACTTCTGGGCCAACTTCACGACTAATTTTCGGTACTATCCGGCCACCGCAAGTGGAATTTTCACCCAGATTAAGGGATGCATTATTACCATGATGTGGGTCTTTGTTGGGATTGAAGGAGCGACGATGATGACAGACCGGGCTCGCAAACGATCCGATGCCAGTAAGGCGACCATCATTGGCTTTTTGGCGCTGTTAACGCTGAACGTCGTGATTTCAATGCTTCCCTATGGATATTTGACGCAAGCGCAATTAGCTCACGTTAGTAATCCGGCGCTGACCTATGTGGTGCAAGATATGATGGGACCAGTTGGGGGTGCTTTAGTTAGCATCTCGTTAATTATTACGATTACTGGTGCTTGGTTATCCTGGACGATGCTCCCGGTCGAAGCAACCACTCAAATGGCCGAAAAGGGACTCTTACCGCACTGGTTTGGGGTAATGAACCGGAAAAATTCGCCGGCCCACTCTTTGTGGATGACTCAAATCCTACTGCAATTATTTTTAATCTCGCTGTTATTTTCAACGCAGGCCTATAACTTTGCCATTTCCTTATGTACGGCAGCCATCGTGGTGTGTTATTCACTGGTAGCGGCGTTTCAGGTGCAGGTCGGCTGGCACCGCCATTCTGTGAGCTTAATGCTGCCGGGCTTAGTGGCGTTCGTGTTTGAAATTACGGGAATTGTGCTGGCTGGAGTGCAATACCTCTGGTTGTGTACCATTGCCTATGTACTAGGATTTGTCTTCTACATTCGCGCGGTGCACGAACAGGGACGGAGATTAACCCGACGTGAAATGATTCTGATGAGTCTAATCACGCTGGCTGCGATTGCAGCAGTTGCAGCCGTTATCACCGGCCGTTTAGCGTTGAGTTAA